CGCTGGCCGGCAACTCCATCGCCACCGACCGCGGCTTCCTGGCCCGCGACATGCCGGAGCTGGACGGTCACCTGCATTACCGGATGATCGACGTGTCCAGCATCAAGGAACTCGCCCGCCGCTGGTTCCCCCGGGTGTACTACGCCCAGCCGGCCAAGGGCATGGCCCACCGGGCCCTGGCCGACATCATCGAGTCGGTCCGGGAACTCGCCTACTACCGCGCGACCGTATTCGTCCCGGCGCCCGGCCCGACGTCCGAACACGCCCAGGCCGTGGCCGCCCGGTTGATGCTGGACACGCTCGAGGACTGACCGACGGCCGGGTGTGGTCCGATCCCGGCCTCTACCGGCAGGTGCGGTCGAATCCGGCCGCCTGCAGCGCCGAGTAGGTGTCGTCCGATGCCGCCACCGCAAACCCGTCCCCCACCGACTTGGCCGGGAGGTCGACCACCGGTCCGGCGTACTGGGCCAGGATCGCCAGGTCGGCCAGCGAGGTGCTGTGGTCGGTCCGCATGGCACCGCTGACCGTCCACGCGAGTCCCTGCAGCAATGCCGGGTTCCCGGACGCGGCGACCGCCTGCTCGACGGTCCGGAAGATCACGCCACCCCATGACGTGCGCTGCTGCGCCCCGTCGGACATCAGCTGCCACCGGCCACCGACCAACTGCTCGGGATGGCGGGACCGGACCAGAGCCAGGGCCTGCGTTCCGGTAACGCGCTGGGGGCCGGCCGTGGTCAGGTCCAGTCCGGTGTAGGCATCGCGCACCGGCGCCGGTACATCGACGACGATCCCGCCGAGATCGTCGATCACGGAGGTGAACACCGCGAAATCCACCACCACGAGGTGGTCGGTCGGTATCCCCAGGGTGGTGCAGAGACTGTCGACCAGGTTCTGCGGACTGACCTGGAAGGTCAAGGTCATCCGGTTGAGCTGGCGGAGACTGTTCCGCAGCAACATGTCCCGCGGAATCGAGAGCGTGGACACGGCGCCGGCCGGGGAACGGTGCACCACCAGGACGATGTCGGCCCGGGCCCCGGCGACCTGATCGGTCGTCCCGAACGTCGCCCGGCTGGCCCCGTCCGGGATCTCGGCCCGTGAGTCGGAGCCGACGATCACCCACGTCTCCCCCGGTGCCCCGGCGGTCGGGGTGATCGTGATGTGGTCGATCCGCGCCGACAGCACCACCGCGTCGAGCGCGATCAGCACCAGGACGGCCGACAGGACCGCGAACAACGCCTTCACCGCGCGGCTGCGCCGGGTACGGCGACGGGCCGGCACCGCAGTCGCGATGTCCGGCCCGTCGTCAGTGATGCTCACGGAACTCAGTGTGAACGGCTCCCACGACGCCGGGCGAACAGCAGGGTCCCGAGGCCGCCCAAGGTCAGCAGCAGGCCGACGGCCGTCATCTGGGGCGCGGCGCTGACACCGGTGCTGGCCAGGATGGGCGCTCCGGTAGTCGTGGTGGCGCCGGCGGTGGTCGACGTGGTCGTCGCCGGGTCACCAGAGGTCGCGGGCACCATGGTGGGAACGGTGGTCGTCGCGGTCACGGTGGTCGTCGTGTTGACCGGCGCGGCCATCACCTCGATCGCCAGCGACGTGGTGACGGCGCTGCTTTCACCGACCAGCTCGAGGGTGTGGGCACCGCCGACGGTGTCCAGCGGAATCGTGAACTTCTTGGTGTCGATGACCCCGTCGGCGTCGGCCACGTAGCTGGCGATCTTCACCGGCGTGCTGTGGATGTAGAGGTCGACCGTTTCACCCGGTTCGAAACCCAGTGCGTCGACGTCGTAGCTCTTGCCGGCGTTCAGGATCGGCGTGTCCATCAGGAAGTCCGGCAAGAACATGGCGGCGGAGGACACGTTGCCGTTGATGGTGAAGGTAACCGGCTTGTACTGGAACGAATCCGTGTACGTGTCACAGGTCGCCCCGAAGTCGATCTCGGCGCTGGGATACGGGTCCGGAATAGGCTCCGGGGTGAAGGACCAGGTCCCATCCGGATTCACCGGGACGACTGCGACGACCTGGTTGTCAGCCGCCTTGAACTGCCTGGCCGGGCGGGCCGCACTGGCCAACGTCGGGGTGACATCGATCGCGTACAGCGTGACGTGCGGCTGCTTTCCTTCCGGATCGGTTTCCTGTCCCCGGCAACCGGTGCCGCTGAAGACGACCGTCGAGCCCGGCGTGGCCGGGTTGGGCGAGATGGTGAAGGTCGGTGCGGGCGCTCCGGCCGAAGCGGTGCCGAGGGCAAACGTCATCGGGGCGACGACGAGGGCAGCGGTCACCAACAGTTTGTGCATGCGCATGGGCGATCTTTCTGGTCCGGTGAACGACGGCGGTTTCGTGTCTGCCGGAGATGGCCGTCGATGGCCCGGAAGTCCCCACTGCCCCCACGATGCCGTGACATTACGTGACCGGATGATCACATGTCAAAGGCGTGTGAAGAGCGCCGTTACTTCCGCCCATCCACCGGCAAAATCGCTGGTCAACGCGGTACTGCCAGCGGATGCAGGAGTACCCCGGATCGTCGGTTAGACTATTGATCCCGGTGGCCAGCCGCCGGGATGCAGGATGCATGGTGGGCGTAGCTCAGCTGGTAGAGCACTGGCTTGTGGTGCCGGTGGTCGCGGGTTCGAGTCCCGTCGCTCACCCCAGATCGAAAGGCCCCGGTTCACACCGGGGCCTTTCGTGCATTTCCGGGTACGCGACCGTCGTCCGGGCGCCCATCGGTCGCGGACGGGCCACGGCTCACCGGAGATAGTCCATGCCCATCGCCGCCCGGACCCGGTGCAACTTCTGGCTGGCCATGGAATTGGCCTCGGCGATGCCGTCCAGCAGTACCCCGTCCAGGAAGCCCGGATCGGCCATCAATTCGCGGCGGCGCGACCGCAACGGACGCAGCGTCTCGTTCACCGCTTCGATGACGGCGGCCTTCAGGGCGCCCGCTCCCCCGTTGCCGATTCCCGCCGCCACGTCGACCGGCGACCGGCCGGTCAATGCCGCCGCCATCTGCAGGAGCGAGGCCACCTCGGGGCGGCGGAGCGGGTCGAAGGCGATGTGCCGCAACGAATCCGTCCGCGCTCGACGGATCAGACGGGCCGTGGTGTCCTCGTCGTCACCGAGGGCGATCGCATTCCCCCGGGATTTCGACATCTTGTTCCCGTCGATGCCGAGGAGCACCGGGACGGTCGACAGCATGGCCTCGGGAATGTCGAACACCGGGCCGTACCGGTCGTTGAACCGGCGGGCGATCAGCCGGGTCAGCTCCAGGTGCGGGAGTTGGTCACGACCGACCGGCACCACCGTGCCGCCACAGAACAGGATGTCGGCCGCCTGGTGCACGGGGTAGGTGAGCAGCAACCCGGACAACGGCCGGGCGGCGGCCTCGGACTCGGCCTTGACGGTCGGATTGCGCCGCAGCTCGGCGTCGGACACCAGGGAGAGGAACGGCAGCAACAATTGATTCAAAGCCGGGACCGCCGAGTGCGGGAAGATCGTTGCGCCCTCAGGGTCGACCCCGGCGGCCAGGTAGTCGGCGACCAACGAGCGCACCCGTGCGGTCAGAGGTCCTGGGCTGTCCCGGTCGGCGATCACCTGGTAGTCGGCGATCACCAGGGTCAGCGGCACGCCCATTCGCTGGAGCCGCACGCGATTGGCCAGTGTGCCGAGCAGATGGCCCAGGTGCAGATCCCCGGTCGGGCGGTCGCCACTGATGACGTGATGCTCCCTCGGGGTGGTCCGCAGTTCCGTCTCGAGCTCGACCGAACGCTGCCCCGCCCGCGCGAACGAAGGATCCGGTTCGTCGGCCGTCCCGTCCTCCGGATCGAGCGCGGCGGGTAGATCGTGGAAAGTGGTCATTCTGAGCTCCTTGCTGGCAAAGGGCCGAGACCTCGGAAGGTCTGGGTCGCCGGCGCGGGAGCAGAACGACCACAGGCCGCCCGAAGGCGGCCTGTGATGGGTGGATGTGACGTCGCGGCCGCCGTCAGGCAGTCAGCCACCAGCTGGTGGGGCAGAGGTGGCGCGCGGTCATGAGAAAAACGGTAGCACCGCGACCGGCCGCCGGACGACTGGGCCGGATATCCGACGTGCCCGACGCGCAGTGACCGGAGCCACACCTCTGGCCGCAGTGACGGAGCGATACCGTCTCTGAACTGCCGGTTTTCGATGTCGGCCTCCGACCCTGTAGAGTTCTGCTTCGCCCGCCGGAGACGGTGAGTATGCGCCATTAGCTCAATTGGCAGAGCAGCTGACTCTTAATCAGCGGGTTCGGGGTTCGAGTCCCTGATGGCGCACAGAGCTTGGAGATCCCCCGTCCGGTACCACCGGGCGGGGGTTTTCTTTGCCTCCGAACGGGCCGCGCGACCGTGCCGATCTACCCTGTTGCAGTGATGACCATCGACGACGTCGCCGCCTACGCCCTGTCGTTGCCGCAGGCGGTCGAGACGCTGAAGTGGAACCACCGCACCTGGGCGGTCGCCGGAAAGTCCTTCGCCTGGGAACGTCCGTTCAGCAAGGCGGACATCAAGCGGTTCGGTTCCCAGACACCCCCGTCCGGACCGATTGCGGCGATCACCGTGGCCGATCTCTCCGACAAGGAGGCGGTCCTCGCGGAACATCCCGATTCGTTCTTCACGATCCCGCACTTCGACGGCTTTCCAGCCGTGCTCGTCCAACTCGAGCTGGCTGATCCGCACCAGGTCGAGCAGGTCGTGCTGGACGCCTGGCTGTGCTGCGCCCCGCCCACCCTGGCTGCGGAATACGCGCCTCAGGCGGACTGATCATGCGATCGTCACCGCCGGGCAGACATCGGTGTGACAGCGGTCTCGAGCGGGAACTGAAACCGACAGCGAACTGCGCCTGCCGGGCGCGGTTCCCGATCGGACGGAATCCTTGCGATGAGTGCCAATGTCAAGAGCACGGCCGGACACGCTGCGTCCGGGGCCGAGCAACAGGGCCGTGAGGTCGAGCAGAGCCGCGCGTTCGGCGCGCTGGTCATGGTCGGATTGATCGCCTATGGCGTGGTGCACCTCCTGGTGGCCTGGATCGCGTTGCAACTGGCCTGGACCGGAGGCGGGGGCGAGGCCTCGCAGCAGGGCGCGCTGGCGCAGATGGCCAGTTCTCGCTTCGGTGACCTGCTGCTGTGGATCACCGCCATCGGCCTGTTCGCCCTGACTCTGTGGCAGATCTTCACCGCGCTCTGGGGTTACAGCTACGAGAAGCCGAAGAAGAAGGTCTTCAAGCGACTGGGTGCGGCAGGCAAGGCCGTCGTGTACCTGGGTATCGGGATCAGCGCGGTGACCACTGCGGCCGGGGGCGGCCAGAAGAAGTCCGGGAACAGCAGCGAGAAGTCGCTCACCGCCAAGCTTCTGGGCGTTCCGTTCGGAAAGGTACTGGTCATCGCCGTCGGGATCGCCGTGCTGGTCGTCGCCGGTCGATTGATCTACCGGGGCGTCACCAAGAAGTTCACCCACGACCTGGAGGGTGGTGTGCGGCCGACGGTCGTCCGGTTGGGCCAGATCGGCTACTGCGCCAAGGGGATCGCCTTCGGCATCGTCGGCGTGCTGTTCGTCGTCGCCGCGGTCACCTTCAACCCGAACAAGGCCGGCGGGCTGGACACTGCCCTGCACACGCTGCGGGACCAGCCGTTCGGCCCGGTGCTGCTGACTCTGATGGCGTTGGGCATCGCCGCGTTCGGTCTGTACTGCTTCGCCTGGTCCCGCCACGCCAAGCGTTCCTGAGCGGAGCGTCTTCCGAGCCCTGAACGGGCGTCAGGCCTCGACGAGTTCGGAGACGATGCGGGCCGCCCGTTCGGTGACCTCCGCGCGGGCGGCGGCTTCGTCGATCGCGAGGACCACCCGATTCCGGACCACGCCGCGCCCGGCGATGAACACATCGGTGACATCGGTGCCGTGGGCCGCGTAGGCCAGGAAGGACCCTGGGTCACCGAACGGGGTGGCGGTGGTGCCGGTGACGTCCAGCAGCACGATATCGGCGGCTTCGCCGACGGCGAGCACACCGGAGAGCGTCGGGTCGATCGCGGCGGCGCCGCCGGCCGTGGCCATGCGGAACAGATCGCTGCCGGCGATGACGGCCGGGTCGGCGGCATACCCCCGCTGGACCAGGGCGCCGTTCTTGATCTCCTCGAACATGTCGAGGGTGTTGTTGGACGCCACCGAATCGGTGCCGAGGCCGAGTTGCACGCCGCCCGCGATGTACGCCGGTACGGGGGCGATCCCCGCGCCCAGCTTCAGATTCGACACGGGATTGTGCGCCACGGTGACGCCGGGCCGCGCGAGCAGTTCGATGTCACCCTCGCGCGGGTGCACCGCGTGGGCCACATGCACCCGGCCGTCCAGCAGGCCCAGGTCGGCCACCTGACGGATCGGGCTGGATCCGAACCGCCGTAGCGATTCCTGCACCTCGAACTGAGTCTCGGACAGGTGGATGTGCACGCCGATGCCGTCGACGGCGGAGCGGCGGGCCACGTCGGCGATCATGTCCGGCGGGCAGGTGTACGGCGCGTGCAGCCCGTAGGCCAGCCCGACGAGCGGGTCCCCGGCGAACTCGGCGGCCAGCGCGGCGGTGCGATCCAGCATTGCGGCGCCGGGAGTGGCGTCGGCCATCGGGAAGGCGACCGCGTCGTAGCCGAAGACCGCGGGCGCGGCGGATACCCGCATGCCGGCCTCGGAGACGGCGCCCAGGAGCGTGCTGTCCCACTGGAACATGTCGACGAATCCCACCGTGCCGCTGCGCAGCATCTCGGCCAGGGCCAGGCGCAGCCCGGCGAGAACGTCGGCCGCGGTCAGCCGCAACTCGAAGGCGCGCACGTGGGTGAGCCAGGTGTGCAGTGGGACGTCGTCGGAGTGCCCACGCAGCAGCGTCATCGCCGAGTGGGTGTGAGCGTTGATCAGACCCGGCATGGCCAGCCGGCCGTCGCCGTCCACGTCGTTAGGACCGAGCGGCCCGCGCGGCGGACCCAGGTAGGTGATGCGACCGGACGCGGTGCAGAAGGCCAGCTCGGCGTTCCGCATCACCTGCCCGGCGGACGGCACAACGGTCAGCGGGGCAATACGAATCTCGCTCATAGGTGGGGGGCGTCGGTCAGAGCGCCGAAAACTTCTGCCACTGGGCCCAGGAGTACGTCCAGTCGAACAGATCACCGTCGGACGCCGAGAGCTGAACGCTGGTCCCGGTCACCTCGACCGGATCACCGATCATCGCCGAATTGAAGTATGCCTTGGCGCTGGTCGGCGACAGGTTGATGCACCCATGACTGACGTTGGTGTTTCCCTGATCGCCGACGGTGTTCGGGTTCTCGTGGATGAACTCGCCGTTGTCGCTGATCCTTACGTCCCAGTACTCGGTGGAGTGGTAGTTGAACGGCGGCGAGCCGATCATCAGGTGGACCGGAAGCTTCTCCATCACGACGTGGATCCCCGAACGGGTCACCAGATTGGGATCGTTGACCTGATCGCCCCGACCGAAGGAAGCCGGGTAGGTGGCGATTGTCTTGGTGCACGATGCTTCGTCGTTCATCGCGCAACCCTGCTTGACGACGATCTTGTAGCTCTTCGCGTCGGCGTAGACGACCTGGTTGCGTCCGATGGTGAAGTCGGTGGTGACGTCGTCGGCGCCGTAGGCACCGGCGGCGAACTTCAACCCGTAGGCGTTCGCGGCGACGTGCACCTTGGTGCCGGCCGGCCAGTACGTCTTCGGCCGCCAGTCGAGTGCCCATAGCCCGTCGTCGTGCTGGATCCAGGCCCAGGAGCCTTCGACCTTGGGCGTGGTGGTGATCGTCATGTTCTTCTCGATGAGGGCCCGGTCGGTCGGTTCGACGCCGAAGCGAACGATCACCGATGCGGCCACTCCGACCACGTCACCGTCGCCCGGGGACACGTTGACGCGAACCCTGGTGTCGGGCTGCACGGTGGTGAAGGACCCCTTGATCGCCACCGCCTTGCCGTCGGTACCGGTGGCGACACCGGACGCCGAGTATGTCTTGCCGTACCCGAGCACCTCGCCGAGGGTCCAGGACGCACCGTCCTTGGAAACGCTGCCCTTGACGACCTTGCCATCCGGGTTCTTGAGGACGAACTGGGTGATCTTGCCCTTCGCCACGGAGATCACCAACGGCTGGGCCGGAGACATGTTCGACGTACCGAAGGCCGGGCTGGCCTTGACCGAGGCCACCGGAGGCAGGACAACCGAGCTCGAGGTGGTCGGCGTGCTGCTCGTGAGCACCGAACTGACCGGCGCCGACGCCGGGGCCGACCCCGACGGGCCGGAGGAGGCGGGGGTGGAGACGCTGCCGACCGTGATCGGAGCCCCTGACGGAGCGGCCGACGAGACCGACTCGACCGACGAGGTCGAGCCACCGGAAGAGCCGGTGGCCGTGGTGCCGCTGGAGGTACAGGCTGTCACCAGCACCGCCAGACCGAGGAGCGCCGCGATGGGCGCCAGACGGCGTGCAGAAGACATGTAAACGAACCCGCCTCACAGAGTTGAACCTCGGCGGACGTAGTCCCCCGCCACCGGCCAGTGGCCGACGAGGCGAAGAAT
This window of the Nakamurella panacisegetis genome carries:
- the orn gene encoding oligoribonuclease, producing MNDRLVWVDCEMTGLDLHNDALIEIAALVTDADLNILGDGVDVVIHASDEALAAMPEVVEQMHAKSGLTEQVRASTVTLDEAQKIVLDYIKQYVPDPRTAPLAGNSIATDRGFLARDMPELDGHLHYRMIDVSSIKELARRWFPRVYYAQPAKGMAHRALADIIESVRELAYYRATVFVPAPGPTSEHAQAVAARLMLDTLED
- a CDS encoding LCP family protein gives rise to the protein MSITDDGPDIATAVPARRRTRRSRAVKALFAVLSAVLVLIALDAVVLSARIDHITITPTAGAPGETWVIVGSDSRAEIPDGASRATFGTTDQVAGARADIVLVVHRSPAGAVSTLSIPRDMLLRNSLRQLNRMTLTFQVSPQNLVDSLCTTLGIPTDHLVVVDFAVFTSVIDDLGGIVVDVPAPVRDAYTGLDLTTAGPQRVTGTQALALVRSRHPEQLVGGRWQLMSDGAQQRTSWGGVIFRTVEQAVAASGNPALLQGLAWTVSGAMRTDHSTSLADLAILAQYAGPVVDLPAKSVGDGFAVAASDDTYSALQAAGFDRTCR
- the trpS gene encoding tryptophan--tRNA ligase, encoding MTTFHDLPAALDPEDGTADEPDPSFARAGQRSVELETELRTTPREHHVISGDRPTGDLHLGHLLGTLANRVRLQRMGVPLTLVIADYQVIADRDSPGPLTARVRSLVADYLAAGVDPEGATIFPHSAVPALNQLLLPFLSLVSDAELRRNPTVKAESEAAARPLSGLLLTYPVHQAADILFCGGTVVPVGRDQLPHLELTRLIARRFNDRYGPVFDIPEAMLSTVPVLLGIDGNKMSKSRGNAIALGDDEDTTARLIRRARTDSLRHIAFDPLRRPEVASLLQMAAALTGRSPVDVAAGIGNGGAGALKAAVIEAVNETLRPLRSRRRELMADPGFLDGVLLDGIAEANSMASQKLHRVRAAMGMDYLR
- a CDS encoding MmcQ/YjbR family DNA-binding protein, with translation MTIDDVAAYALSLPQAVETLKWNHRTWAVAGKSFAWERPFSKADIKRFGSQTPPSGPIAAITVADLSDKEAVLAEHPDSFFTIPHFDGFPAVLVQLELADPHQVEQVVLDAWLCCAPPTLAAEYAPQAD
- a CDS encoding DUF1206 domain-containing protein — translated: MSANVKSTAGHAASGAEQQGREVEQSRAFGALVMVGLIAYGVVHLLVAWIALQLAWTGGGGEASQQGALAQMASSRFGDLLLWITAIGLFALTLWQIFTALWGYSYEKPKKKVFKRLGAAGKAVVYLGIGISAVTTAAGGGQKKSGNSSEKSLTAKLLGVPFGKVLVIAVGIAVLVVAGRLIYRGVTKKFTHDLEGGVRPTVVRLGQIGYCAKGIAFGIVGVLFVVAAVTFNPNKAGGLDTALHTLRDQPFGPVLLTLMALGIAAFGLYCFAWSRHAKRS
- a CDS encoding amidohydrolase, whose product is MSEIRIAPLTVVPSAGQVMRNAELAFCTASGRITYLGPPRGPLGPNDVDGDGRLAMPGLINAHTHSAMTLLRGHSDDVPLHTWLTHVRAFELRLTAADVLAGLRLALAEMLRSGTVGFVDMFQWDSTLLGAVSEAGMRVSAAPAVFGYDAVAFPMADATPGAAMLDRTAALAAEFAGDPLVGLAYGLHAPYTCPPDMIADVARRSAVDGIGVHIHLSETQFEVQESLRRFGSSPIRQVADLGLLDGRVHVAHAVHPREGDIELLARPGVTVAHNPVSNLKLGAGIAPVPAYIAGGVQLGLGTDSVASNNTLDMFEEIKNGALVQRGYAADPAVIAGSDLFRMATAGGAAAIDPTLSGVLAVGEAADIVLLDVTGTTATPFGDPGSFLAYAAHGTDVTDVFIAGRGVVRNRVVLAIDEAAARAEVTERAARIVSELVEA
- a CDS encoding L,D-transpeptidase, producing MAKGKITQFVLKNPDGKVVKGSVSKDGASWTLGEVLGYGKTYSASGVATGTDGKAVAIKGSFTTVQPDTRVRVNVSPGDGDVVGVAASVIVRFGVEPTDRALIEKNMTITTTPKVEGSWAWIQHDDGLWALDWRPKTYWPAGTKVHVAANAYGLKFAAGAYGADDVTTDFTIGRNQVVYADAKSYKIVVKQGCAMNDEASCTKTIATYPASFGRGDQVNDPNLVTRSGIHVVMEKLPVHLMIGSPPFNYHSTEYWDVRISDNGEFIHENPNTVGDQGNTNVSHGCINLSPTSAKAYFNSAMIGDPVEVTGTSVQLSASDGDLFDWTYSWAQWQKFSAL